tatttttattaaaacaatattattttgattttttttttaaaattaacatgattaacttaattatctaattaaagTCTAGAATTTAAGCTTTGGTTGCAACTGGTTACCAAATCAGATCTTAAAACTATGACCGAGACAATAATCATTCTCCACGAAgaactgccaaaaaaaaaaaaatgcattattgACAGAGCTGCTCAAAAGCGTGGAGTCATGGTTAGATGATTAATCGTCATGTTGCAAGACAGAGATGTTAGTTTCTTTTTGAAAGTTAACAGGTAGAGTGAAGCCAACGCATATAGAAGAAAGACATTTGATggataaacatattttatataaaattaacttgttttaaAAGCTTTATGAACATGGTAAAATGTCAGAGCTCACCTGAAACTTGGCTATATGTTGAATCTAAACATATGATAAAATATTAGATCTAATATTTTTAAgcttaacttttatatatatatatatatgagtttgataaaatatcaaaccTAATCATCTTTGTCTCGATCGAGCCCAAATACTTACAAGTTTAATAAGATGTCATATTCAACTCCTCTAAACTCGGCTTGTGTATTGAGTTCAAGTGTATTTAAGCATGAAAAAGTTATTTTAGATCCAAACATATAGTCAATGGTCTTTATTAGCTTTATGTTGGGTTATGAGACTATCTCTAAAACCCTTAATCCTAAATACTAAGAGTTTAGAATAGTAAATTCCCTACACTCCTAGGATATAAAAGTCATGTAAAAGCAAATTATATCTCAATTGATATTAATGTTATGAAAGAGTTATTTTcattagtattaatattatatacaaaataaaatataaaagtctTTCATAGCTTTACTATTTGCCCGTCAACACTAATGATGTAAAATGTAATTTCCATCAACATCAATaatgtgtaaaaaaatatttttatcaatataaatattGATGTAAATAACTTTTCCCttgctaaaatattaaaaagaaaaagactttCGGTTCCTTGAGAAAAACAACAAGGTTCAAAGAACAAAAGATTATAAATACCCTTCGAACCATTCTGGTAAAACATTCACGATCTTTATTCTCttatcatatattttcaaagcatttatcaCATTTAAATCAAGAGtaagcattattattattataatttaatgctTACTTctgtatttattataatttttttattataaagtaattaacttaataattaGAGTTACCTAAACCTATAAAAAACTGTTTTGTAGGAATTAAAACTTTAGCCATCAATTCTGTGCCTTTccaatttctaaaatattaatgtaaaCATATAATCATCTATTATTCAAGCACTCAAACTCTATTCCTAAACATACTGTCCAGGAGACCATTACCAACACACGTGATGAAGTTTTAAGGCACTTAATTGAAAACTTCATAAACCAAAACCATAAAACTCTGCTGGCATAAATTGCTATATGAGGAAACCCTTCACCAAAACTAATGAAATCAATGCACATTTGATTGATGAGTCATAATCGAGAATGTTGACTATGAAGAATGTTAAccattgatttcaaaattaatcaatGGTAAAATAACATAGTGCTATCTATTTTCTAGCTAAATTTAGCTGAAAAGCCATTTTAGCTAGCTGTTTAGAAGACATGATCACATCAATGCTCTCTATAACAGGGACTCAtgaatatatgttttattatttttatacatcaGATGAACATTCAAGTATATATTATTCATATCCATGCTCCTCATCTTTAGCTAAGAAGGTGTttgaaatcaatcaaaaaatgaaagagcTGTTGTTGCTGGCTGAAGAAGTTGTTCTTCCAATTCAGCTTCTTTCCTGTTCTTCAAGTTCTGCCTCCAATTCATCGTGAAAATGTCCAACTATTTAGATGCTCCAATGGGGGATGATAATGCTTCTTGAATCTGTTTCATGTTCTCTGTTTGCTCATTGATCTCATCCATTGTCTTTCCCACATCATCAATATTCCTGTAATCCACCATTTTCACATGCATTAATCACATGTACCAGACAACTTCATTAATCAGGTATCATACCTGCAAATAGAATTAATGGAAGGCATCACCAGATTGAAGCCAAATAAAGATGGTGTTTCCTGTTAACagtcattaaaaaagaaacacttaAATTGGACAAGACAACGAGAATCACAAATATTTCCAGAGTGAAGCAAGtactataaattttaatgagTTTGGTTAAAACCCGGTAAGGTGCCCAAGGAGATGGTCACCCAGATACAGAGTCGAAAAGCTGCATATCAAAATAACAAGCGATTGAAGTCCTTGCATCTTTCACATCTGCAGCACTTTTAATTTACAATGCTTGCAAACCAGAAGCAGCACGCTTGAGGAGATTTGACATTTCAAATAGCTCTCTCAGGTAAATTATTCTCCTTGATCAGATTATTGGGACTTCCAGTTTGAGTCGAAATTCTTTCAAGGGGCAACAGATTTATTGCAAACATAAACTCTTCAAAGGAATGATCGCAGATGCGAACATGGATACAATACGGAACTGTAGTATATGGCCTCAAGCGTTTAACACATCAGGATCCAAGCTAAATATCGAAAATTGTTCAGCTGCGCTAGTTTGTGTCAGCGAAGAAATTTTGATACCTCAAGGCCGCATACTTGAAATCCATCTTCAACCTACCCCCTCTGCATGTTTGGTTGGTTAGCGACTAGGCAGGCCAGACTGGTGTTGAATGTTGGAAGATTTTGGTGGCTCTGGTTAACCCAACCCCTAAGAATATCTTCATGCCTTGTGCGAAAAGCCTAAATCCATTTCTTTATAGTGCGAGTCTGAGATGGGTGAAGGTCTCCAGGCATCACTCTTTTACTTAGCTGAGATCTGTAAATCTatgggaaaataaaaattagtgagCTAGAGGGCTGCCGTCTTCCCATCTGCACGGTGTCTTCATTTatcaaaaatcatatcaaaacgCAATTTTCCTGGAATAAAGGCAAATCACACAAAATATCTactaaaaataacataactCATCATTAATTTGTACACAGTATTATTGCTTTGTCTATTTATACATTCAGTAAGCTGCTTTGATTGCTTCAAGGAAATTCTGTTGTATAATACAAGCTCACATATCTACTGATCTTGATTTACATtcacaaaagagaaaaagaaaaaacccttatATTCTCAGTGTCATGCACACGAATCACGTATCTGGATGCAACGCCTCTGCACTGGAACAGGAGGTTCTCTTTATGGCTGATGGACATGAGGAATCCTTGCCAAAAAATCTTGACAGGATGAGTCGAGCTATATTTTCAGCTGCAACAGCACTTGTCTCCACGGTGCTGGCTGCATTCTCAAAAGCGTTCACATAGTACAGATGCTTACCATCCAAAATAATGGGTGCGAATTTTTCAGGAGCCTTGTAATGAGGGTATGCACCCCAGTTTATTCGAACGGTCTCCTTCCTCACACTACCAGTAGCGGCAATAAACATCAATCAGTACAGAGCAGATCAAGTTTTTTGcatcaaaatacataatttaatGAATGGActgtatatattaattcagcAAATCTGcacattttttgttaaatatttccAGTTCTCATGAAAAAGGGTCTTAATCACACACcaagattatttaaaaagttcACAAGTGAAACCAGATACAACCATACACTATGACTGGTGATAGGTTAGCCAGTGGCATAACAAACAATATTAGCACAATAAGAATCTTCGCAGTAAccattaatgaaattattatgaTCCTCATTTTCCATTGAAAGGATTAAACATTTAAGGGCAATTGAAAGTAGTACCTAAAGATGCTATCCAGTAATGCATCAGTCATTGCTTGACGAGAGAATATTTTGTATGTCATATCTGTCTCGTTGTAACACTTGAGGATTGAAATGCTTGTGAAAGGAAGACGAGGGTCCTCTATTGTGGCCACCAGTTCTGGAATTTCTGAAACAGCTTTCAGGCCAAAATATACCTTTGTCCATGACAAACACCAGAATTTAATGAATAAAGTATAAACTATCATATAGAAGGAAACAAGGGCTGGCAAGAGAGCAACCCGTAGAGGAGGAATATACTAATGAGCTGAAAGCCGTGAAGGAGGGTGAAATTTGTAAATGCTATGATACTTACAGGATTTACGAGGCCCCTCACAAAAGTTGCATGTGTGTGCTGTAATGGCCTCATAGGAACTGAAACTGGAGGTGAAAATTGAATACTCGATTCATCTAGTGGTGTAGCAACCACTGCGACTTCACATGAGTATGTATTTCCTTTTGTGGAGTTGAGCTCATAATATTCTCCAAGATAAGAGATGGAATCAATTTCTTCATGGAGATACAGTTCAACATCTGAGCTATTAATTAGTCCAGCAGCTATCTGCCAGTTCCCTCCTTCAACAGCCCATACACCCCGACCAGATCCTGCCAAGGAAACTGCTCCGGCAAGTCCACTGATGTTGACACCTTGACCATAATTAACTCGTGTAATGACCTGCATGCAAACCCCATAGAATTCTGAGTTGTCAATAAATCTTCAGAACTCTCAGTTAAACTACCCAATTATGAGCCAATTTCACATTTTAGCCCATCAGAATCTAAAGACATCACAACATCTTCACAGTACTCGTGCATATGAGATTCTAATTTCCATTCGCACATTTACGGTGCTTCTAACTAGCAAACTAGAGGTTCAGGAAAACTGCTGTTCTAAATAATCTGTCTGGTCTCtccattttttacttttaaaggaGAGAATGGTtgttaaaggaagaaaaaaacaatgaaatgaaAGCATGGACAaccttttttttacaaattcgATAACGCTTACGTTCACAAAATAGATAAAACATATTAGCAAGGAAccaataacatgaaaaaaaaagaagaaaaggaaaatcaataGCATAGAAGGCCTGAACCTCACTTCAAAAGATTCATAAGCAGAAAAGACAAATCAATAGGAGCAAGTTTTTTGTGCAATAGTAGGAAGCTTAGGCTAGCAACGACAAGAGTGGCAAGTTTGAGTATCAAGTGCAGTCACTTCATGTCAAAATGTTGAAGGAAAGGTACAATCCTCAATCCTTACTCCTAAGACTCACTGGTTGCATCATATCTGGGTAATGGTTTTATAGGGTAAACTAGCCGGCGCACCTGCACCACATTGCAAATAGGactccaaattaatttttagcacAAGAGAAAAGAGCAACGATGTTATGGATGTGTTTTTcgatatcatgtttttttttttttttaattgagaaacagaaagatatttattttatatgaactcATATATTGAAAAAGAGTTGTTAATTCTAATCATAGTTTAAAGCGAGAGCTAATCTTTCCTTATAAGAAGCAAAAGATAGAACTTAAAATTATAGGGACCAACAAATGAATAATTGGAAACTTCAAGGACCAATTTGAAGTTTTTCGTCCTTCTTGACAATGAATTTCAAAaggctctgtttttttttttttttttttttatgttaattttggtccttgtttctagctttttttaatcataacgTCAACTTTTATTccataatattgatttttaattcaacATTAGAATGTTTAATTACATATTGGATGCGCAAGAGCATGTAAATATAAACTGTCCCAACACATAAAACCATGCCAATATAAGGAATAAAGTCTAATGACTAAGAGGTAAATAATGAAAAGTTCAAGgacttaaaaggaaaaatttgaCAATGAACAGAAGTGTGAATAGTGAAACGTGAGCGTGTGAGCAGTGCttctatgaaaataaatattaatctcCAAATGTGAGGATGATGACACACTAATTTTAAATTGCAAAGCCTCTGATCCTTGtcgttttaatttgaaactttgaaaataaataaataaagttcttGATTGTTAACCAC
This Populus alba chromosome 7, ASM523922v2, whole genome shotgun sequence DNA region includes the following protein-coding sequences:
- the LOC118043487 gene encoding farnesylcysteine lyase: MFLFSLKIFSLLALFSFTFPHTSSSTAAGGDGATVCIIGSGIGGSSVAHFLRQYSTSHHPKILIFERHAIVGGRIASVTIGGDALEAGASILHPKNYHASNYTNLLNLTRKRPSSSEGSFSLGIWDGNGFVVKTLNLKSKWGIVNKIVSFFNGIYLFTRYGFSLVKMEGFVDETVSKFLKYYEGVETRPVFESVEEMLKWAGLFNLTGKSLTEELVDGVKLSPLLIKELVTVITRVNYGQGVNISGLAGAVSLAGSGRGVWAVEGGNWQIAAGLINSSDVELYLHEEIDSISYLGEYYELNSTKGNTYSCEVAVVATPLDESSIQFSPPVSVPMRPLQHTHATFVRGLVNPVYFGLKAVSEIPELVATIEDPRLPFTSISILKCYNETDMTYKIFSRQAMTDALLDSIFSVRKETVRINWGAYPHYKAPEKFAPIILDGKHLYYVNAFENAASTVETSAVAAENIARLILSRFFGKDSSCPSAIKRTSCSSAEALHPDT